The genomic segment ATATCCCCAGCCTGTCCAATAATTTTCAACTAGCCTCACAATCCGTTCAGCCAATTCTTGGCTATCTTTTTCCAATTCCCTTAACGGAATCTCCTGTTCAAAGTATTGGCGCTCCTTTCTTTTAATGAACACCCACGCTTTATCAACATCAAGCTCTAAACGGACAATCTTGTATTCAGGCTTTAAGTTTTTTACGGCGTCTTGTACCTGAACATAATAAGGAATATATTTTTCACTCATATAACTTCAGTTTTAAATAGGTGAGCAAGTCAGTTCACTTTGTTGAAGATTCATTTCCATCAAAGCGACACGAAGGTCTAGGTAGCTGATCCCTGGGTTATCCGGTAATTTTTGTAAGTAATTGAAAATCGGTTTCAATAAATACTGGTCGTTCTGTGAATTTTTTTTCTCGCCGGTTTTCTCAATCGCTTCATCAAGGTAATGCATTATCCAGTCATGGGCCTCAGGCTTTTTGAAATGATCATGCTTAATCGATTGAGTGGACAACAACTCTGCTAAATCGAAACTCAGTTGTGAGACATCTAATCCAAGTTTATGTGCCAGCCGCTCCTCTGATATAAGCAGAGTAGAGTGATCATTCAAAAAATTGATGATTTTAAGTAGCCGATCAGCTTTTTCTTTTTCCGGTCGAATCAAAACTTTCTTTTTGGATTTTCCGCCAAATCCGCTTCTCATCGCGCTATTTTTACCGCGCTCAATTTCTGCATGTACAGAACGCAAACCATGTTGTGAAATAATAGCCTCAAGCAGCATTGCAGTATGGACCACATCATTCAGCGCCCTGTGAGCGTCTCCTTCTGGGGTAATTCCGTACCGCTCAATAAAATCACTTAATGCACCTCTATTAAGGCCATTAACTCGACGAGCAATGGTCATGACGGACTAGCGGGAGCATTTGAACAGAAACTTACGGTTTCAACAAAATCCGGCTATGCAAAGTTTCTCTAAAGCGGCCGCTGACAATGATTCATTTCGAACAGGCTGGCCATCAGGTCCCGACCCATGGCTGTCATCGGCATCAAATCCCTAAACGTCAAAGGACCAGCAGTAAGCGGACAGTCAATTCCAGGTAAAATGGGCTTTGTTGCCACGAAGCCGACTTTGAAAAAGAGAACTCTTTTTCCGGTTCCTAATTCTGTTTTCTCTTCTTCAAGATAAATCCAAAAGATTAATGACATTCATCTTAATGGCTAGGCGAGTCAACTCGATATCACTGGTAACGCCAAGTTTTCGCTTGATCATATAATGGCTGTTCGATACGGTTTTAGGGCTGATGTTGAGTGTTTGAGCAATATCAGCTGTTGACCGGGCATCGACTAACATACGCAGAATATCGAATTCTCGTACTGTTAATTCTTGCAGCGCGATACTGTCGCCGCCTAATTTTTCCAGGGCCAAGGCTTGTGCAATGTCGGTGCTCAACGTGATTCGCCCTGCATAGACATCATGGATAGCCCGAATCAAAACATCCGGCGCACTGCTCTTGGTGACATAACCTAGCGCACCTGCCCTGATTGCCTGAACAGCAAAGCTTGGATTCTGGTGCATGCTGAATACCAGGATCTTCGCATCCGGGTATCGTTGTTTAATACGAACAATAGCTTCCAACCCCCCTTGGCCGGGCATTGAAATATCCATAACAGCTATCTCAGGGTTGCAATCCTTAAAACATGAATAGGCCTCTGCTCCATCAGCTGCTTCAGCAACCACTTCCATTCCTGGTTGCTTCTCTAACAGTGAGCGATAGCCTTCACGCACAACCGCATGATCATCAACCAGCAAAATTCTGATACTTTTCGAGTCTGTCATATCTGTGTCCCTGAAAGCGGCTGAACCGGAAGCCAAACATGGACGGCAAGCCCGCTGGGATTACCCGTTTTTAATGTCAACCGGCCTCCAAGTGCGGTGACACGCTCACGTATACCGAGCAGGCCAATTCCGGGGCCGTCTTCAAACGGCAGCTTCTTGGCTTTACCATCATCTTCGATAATGAGTTCAATGGTTGTGATTGAACTATTCTCGGAGACTGTCCGGAGTGTTACTTTCGCATGGTTAGCGGCTGAGTGTTTGGACACATTGGTCAGACATTCCTGAACAATACGAAAAATAGTAACGGGAATAGGTTCGGGTAACCGGTCAAGATCGCCATGAACAGCAAGGTTATAATGAGTCTTGCCGCCACTGCTGGCATTCCAGCCAGCCACCAGGCTTTTTAAACTGACTGTAAGACCCAGTTCATCAATGTCAGAAGGGCGTAAGCGCAATAATAATCCACGTATCGATTCCATCATATGATGGACAATACGACTGATTTTTTTCCCTTCCGGAACCAGTTCCGGGCATTCATTTTCTGCGGTTTGTGAAATGGAAGCAGCGACCGCATTGATCGCAGCCAGGCATTGACCAAACTCATCATGCAGCTCTCGAGCCAGGTAACGGCGCTCTTCCTCCTGAATATTCATCAGCTTTATTGCTAATTTCTTACGCTCGGACAGGAGCTGTTCCAGACTTGCCGCCAGTTGATTGATGGCCTTTCCGGTTCGCTGCCATTCATCTAACTCGAAAACGGGTAGCCGAAGAGACAATTCACCCTTTTCCATTTTCTCCAAGCCTGCAACGATCATCTGTGCCGGATGTAAAGCTCGACTCAAGGCGAAGTAAACCAGCAAGCAAAGGGCCAGAGTGGAGCTGGCAGATAAGCCCATTAAGCCACGGATGTTCTGCCAGGCGTTTGCTATTTCCATCTCAGCGCTGGGCGCAACGATAACAGAACCATGAATCCGCCCCTTGAATTCTACTGGTCGCACCACCTCCAGGCCGGGATGGAAAGCCCATTGGTAAAAGCTTTCAAACCACATTGGCCAGCTTCGTGACGTTATTTTAGCGCCATGGCAAATGTTGCGCCTGAGACTGTTATCCGCTGATAAGTAACTGATACAAATGCCGGACGCGGGACTGGTCTCTTTCCATAAATTAAAATCAGGGAAACGTTCCGGTTGACCAAAACCCGCATCGATACGCATCAATTGAAGTTCCAATTGCTTATCGATTGACTCAGCCGTTACTTGTGTATCGCGAATTGCTTGTTGATCAGCTTGATAAAGCACATAGGCTGCTGTTGCAATCAGGCAAGCGACAGCAATAAGAACAATACGTAAGAGGAGGTGAAATTTTAGATTCATGGTAAGCGCAAGCTTCAGTGAGATACTTTGCCGACGATTCAGCATCGGAAATTATTCATTTTTTAAATCATTTTAAGCCTGAATTCCGAGACTGGAATAGGGGTCGCAGGAAGGCCGGGCAAATTGCCCGACTTTTGCGGGCAAATATAAGGTTACGGACTTACATTGACTCGCTACTCTAACGACTATAAAACGAATATGATGAAACAATTAATAATAATGGTGTTACCGATGACATTTTTTTCAACGAGATACAGTGTACTTTTATTATGAACCCTAGAAACAATACAGGATTACGTCACCTGTTTGGCGTATTATTTTTATGCCTGTTCAGTGTTGGCGTATTTGCTGAAACCAGCATCGCTATATTGGATTTTGAATTAAAGGATTTAACTCTGGCGCCTCGAATACCTGCTGAAATCGAAAGAACGGCGGGCATAAAGGCTATGCTAGAAGGTGAATTAAAAAGAGCGGGCTATAAAATCATTGCTGTTGATTTGGATGCTCAACGTGAGGCCAACGCCGGTTTTGGGTATCTTTTTGACCACAATGATATTGCCGCAGAACTGGCTAACAAAGCCGGAGCTGAGTATGTATTGGTTGGCAGACTGCATAAACCCAGTTTTTTATTCGCATATATTATGGGTCATTTAGTCAGGGCTAGTGACGGCCAATTAATTGGTAATTACATTTCGGAGACAAAAGGCGGCGATAAAAAATTAACGCTAAAAGGTGTCGAAGATCTTGCCGTTAAAATTGACAAGGATTTAGATAAAATCTATACGCCGCCGCCACCGTCTAGGAAAGTCGGTCTCTCCGATACCTCTGCAGCGGCAGAAGCACCATCCGAGAAGCCGCACACCCTTGCCTTTGGCGATGCACAGCTCAAGTGGGGTTCATGCCCACCACTCTTTCCAAAAGGGTGCGAGATCGCCGTCCTTCACGGCGACCTTGCCAAACCCAACGCGGACGTGTTCCTCAAGGTGCCGGCGAACTACGCTATTCCGACCCATTGGCACTCTTCAGCTGAACGCATGGTCCTTGTTTCTGGAGAACTTCGCATCGAATATACTGGACACAGCCCGTCAGTTCTCAAGCCCGGCACTTACGCATACGGGCCGATTAAAGCTCCGCACAAGGCTTCATGCACCGACTCCGGGCCGTGCGTCCTTTTCATTGCATTCGAAGATCCCGTTGATGCCCACTTAGCCGAGGACTCTCAGAAGTAAA from the Methylomarinum sp. Ch1-1 genome contains:
- a CDS encoding response regulator transcription factor is translated as MTDSKSIRILLVDDHAVVREGYRSLLEKQPGMEVVAEAADGAEAYSCFKDCNPEIAVMDISMPGQGGLEAIVRIKQRYPDAKILVFSMHQNPSFAVQAIRAGALGYVTKSSAPDVLIRAIHDVYAGRITLSTDIAQALALEKLGGDSIALQELTVREFDILRMLVDARSTADIAQTLNISPKTVSNSHYMIKRKLGVTSDIELTRLAIKMNVINLLDLS
- a CDS encoding sensor histidine kinase produces the protein MNLKFHLLLRIVLIAVACLIATAAYVLYQADQQAIRDTQVTAESIDKQLELQLMRIDAGFGQPERFPDFNLWKETSPASGICISYLSADNSLRRNICHGAKITSRSWPMWFESFYQWAFHPGLEVVRPVEFKGRIHGSVIVAPSAEMEIANAWQNIRGLMGLSASSTLALCLLVYFALSRALHPAQMIVAGLEKMEKGELSLRLPVFELDEWQRTGKAINQLAASLEQLLSERKKLAIKLMNIQEEERRYLARELHDEFGQCLAAINAVAASISQTAENECPELVPEGKKISRIVHHMMESIRGLLLRLRPSDIDELGLTVSLKSLVAGWNASSGGKTHYNLAVHGDLDRLPEPIPVTIFRIVQECLTNVSKHSAANHAKVTLRTVSENSSITTIELIIEDDGKAKKLPFEDGPGIGLLGIRERVTALGGRLTLKTGNPSGLAVHVWLPVQPLSGTQI
- a CDS encoding DUF2380 domain-containing protein, giving the protein MNPRNNTGLRHLFGVLFLCLFSVGVFAETSIAILDFELKDLTLAPRIPAEIERTAGIKAMLEGELKRAGYKIIAVDLDAQREANAGFGYLFDHNDIAAELANKAGAEYVLVGRLHKPSFLFAYIMGHLVRASDGQLIGNYISETKGGDKKLTLKGVEDLAVKIDKDLDKIYTPPPPSRKVGLSDTSAAAEAPSEKPHTLAFGDAQLKWGSCPPLFPKGCEIAVLHGDLAKPNADVFLKVPANYAIPTHWHSSAERMVLVSGELRIEYTGHSPSVLKPGTYAYGPIKAPHKASCTDSGPCVLFIAFEDPVDAHLAEDSQK